A window of the Camelus dromedarius isolate mCamDro1 chromosome 5, mCamDro1.pat, whole genome shotgun sequence genome harbors these coding sequences:
- the ZBTB1 gene encoding zinc finger and BTB domain-containing protein 1 isoform X2, whose protein sequence is MAKPSHSSYVLQQLNNQREWGFLCDCCIAIDDIYFQAHKAVLAACSSYFRMFFMNHQHSTAQLNLSNMKISAECFDLILQFMYLGKIMTAPSSFEQFKVAMNYLQLYNVPDCLEDIQDADCSSSKCSSSASSKQNSKMIFGVRMYEDTVARNGSEANRWCAEPSSTVNTPHNREPDEESLQLGTFPEPLFDVCKKSSVSKLSTPKERVSRRFGRSFTCDSCGFGFSCEKLLDEHVLTCTNRHSYQNTRSYHRIVDIRDGKDSNIKAEFGEKDSSKTFSAQTDKYRGDTSQAADDSASTTGSRKSSTVESELASEEKSRAAERKRIIIKMEPEDIPTDELKDFNIIKVTDKDCNESTDNDELEDEPEEPFYRYYVEEDVSVKKSGRKSLKPRMSINADERSGLENLRPPNNSSPVQEDTENASCELCGLTITEEDLSSHYLAKHIENICACGKCGQILVKGRQLQEHAQRCGEPQDLTMNGLGNTEEKMDMEENPDEQSEIRDMFVEMLDDFRDNHFQINSIQKKQLFKHSACPFRCPNCGQRFETENLVVEHMSSCLDQDMFKSAIMEENERDHRRKHFCNLCGKGFYQRCHLREHYTVHTKEKQFVCQTCGKQFLRERQLRLHNDMHKGMASGQIGPSKPLEK, encoded by the exons ATGGCAAAGCCCAGCCACAGCAGCTACGTCCTTCAGCAGCTAAACAACCAAAGGGAATGGGGTTTTCTCTGTGACTGTTGTATTGCGATTGATGACATTTACTTTCAAGCACACAAAGCAGTTCTAGCTGCCTGTAGCTcctattttagaatgtttttcaTGAACCATCAGCACAGTACTGCACAACTGAATCTCAGCAACATGAAAATTAGTGCCGAGTGCTTTGATCTCATTTTGCAGTTTATGTATTTAGGAAAAATTATGACAGCTCCTTCCAGTTTTGAGCAGTTTAAAGTGGCAATGAACTACCTACAGCTGTACAATGTTCCTGACTGCTTAGAAGACATACAGGATGCAGATTGTTCCAGTTCAAAATGTTCATCTTCTGCTTCTAGCAAACAGAACAGCAAAATGATATTTGGGGTAAGAATGTATGAAGACACCGTAGCTAGAAATGGCAGTGAAGCCAATAGGTGGTGTGCAGAGCCAAGTTCAACAGTAAATACACCCCATAATAGAGAGCCTGATGAAGAGTCTTTGCAATTAGGTACTTTTCCTGAACCACTGTTTGATGTATGTAAGAAGAGTTCTGTGTCCAAATTATCTACTCCAAAAGAACGTGTGTCACGACGCTTTGGACGGAGTTTTACCTGTGATAGTTGTGGATTTGGCTTTAGCTGTGAAAAATTATTAGATGAGCATGTGCTAACCTGTACTAACAGACATTCATACCAAAACACAAGATCCTATCACAGAATAGTGGATATTAGAGATGGGAAAGACAGTAATATCAAAGCTGAATTTGGTGAAAAGGATTCTTCTAAAACATTTTCTGCACAGACAGACAAATACAGAGGAGACACAAGCCAGGCTGCTGATGATTCAGCCTCAACTACTGGCAGCAGAAAAAGTAGCACAGTGGAGTCTGAACTAGCCAGCGAAGAAAAAAGCAGAGCTGCTGAGAGGAAAAGAATCATTATCAAGATGGAACCAGAAGATATTCCTACAGATGAACTGAAAGATTTTAACATTATTAAAGTTACCGATAAAGACTGTAACGAGTCCACTGACAATGACGAATTAGAAGACGAACCTGAAGAGCCATTTTATAGATACTACGTGGAAGAAGATGTCAGTGTTAAAAAAAGTGGGAGGAAAAGTCTGAAACCTCGGATGTCAATAAACGCTGATGAAAGAAGTGGTTTGGAAAATCTAAGGCCCCCAAACAACAGCAGTCCAGTACAAGAGGATACTGAAAACGCATCTTGTGAGCTCTGTGGGCTCACGATCACCGAGGAGGACCTGTCGTCTCACTACTTAGCCAAACACATCGAGAATATCTGCGCATGTGGTAAATGCGGACAAATACTTGTGAAGGGTAGACAGCTTCAGGAACATGCCCAGAGGTGTGGAGAACCCCAAGATCTGACGATGAACGGGTTAGGAAACACCGAGGAGAAAATGGACATGGAAGAGAATCCTGATGAGCAGTCTGAAATAAGGGATATGTTTGTTGAAATGTTGGATGATTTTCGGGACAATCATTTCCAGATAAACAGTATCCAAAAAAAGCAGTTATTTAAACATTCTGCCTGTCCTTTTCGATGTCCGAACTGTGGCCAGCgttttgaaactgaaaatctAGTAGTTGAACATATGTCTAGCTGCCTAGACCAAGACATGTTTAAGAGTGCCATCATGGAAGAGAACGAAAGAGATCACAGACGAAAGCATTTTTGTAATCTGTGTGGAAAAGGATTTTATCAGCGCTGTCACTTAAGAGAACACTATACTGTTCATACTAAGGAAAAACAGTTTGTTTGTCAGACATGTGGAAAGCAGTTTTTAAGAGAACGTCAGTTGCGCCTGCACAATGATATGCACAAAGGCATGGCCAG TGGTCAAATAGGGCCTTCTAAACCTCTGGAGAAGTGA
- the ZBTB1 gene encoding zinc finger and BTB domain-containing protein 1 isoform X1 has product MAKPSHSSYVLQQLNNQREWGFLCDCCIAIDDIYFQAHKAVLAACSSYFRMFFMNHQHSTAQLNLSNMKISAECFDLILQFMYLGKIMTAPSSFEQFKVAMNYLQLYNVPDCLEDIQDADCSSSKCSSSASSKQNSKMIFGVRMYEDTVARNGSEANRWCAEPSSTVNTPHNREPDEESLQLGTFPEPLFDVCKKSSVSKLSTPKERVSRRFGRSFTCDSCGFGFSCEKLLDEHVLTCTNRHSYQNTRSYHRIVDIRDGKDSNIKAEFGEKDSSKTFSAQTDKYRGDTSQAADDSASTTGSRKSSTVESELASEEKSRAAERKRIIIKMEPEDIPTDELKDFNIIKVTDKDCNESTDNDELEDEPEEPFYRYYVEEDVSVKKSGRKSLKPRMSINADERSGLENLRPPNNSSPVQEDTENASCELCGLTITEEDLSSHYLAKHIENICACGKCGQILVKGRQLQEHAQRCGEPQDLTMNGLGNTEEKMDMEENPDEQSEIRDMFVEMLDDFRDNHFQINSIQKKQLFKHSACPFRCPNCGQRFETENLVVEHMSSCLDQDMFKSAIMEENERDHRRKHFCNLCGKGFYQRCHLREHYTVHTKEKQFVCQTCGKQFLRERQLRLHNDMHKGMARYVCSICDQGNFRKHDHVRHMISHLSAGETICQVCFQIFPNNEQLEQHMDVHLYTCGICGAKFNLRKDMRSHYNAKHLKRT; this is encoded by the coding sequence ATGGCAAAGCCCAGCCACAGCAGCTACGTCCTTCAGCAGCTAAACAACCAAAGGGAATGGGGTTTTCTCTGTGACTGTTGTATTGCGATTGATGACATTTACTTTCAAGCACACAAAGCAGTTCTAGCTGCCTGTAGCTcctattttagaatgtttttcaTGAACCATCAGCACAGTACTGCACAACTGAATCTCAGCAACATGAAAATTAGTGCCGAGTGCTTTGATCTCATTTTGCAGTTTATGTATTTAGGAAAAATTATGACAGCTCCTTCCAGTTTTGAGCAGTTTAAAGTGGCAATGAACTACCTACAGCTGTACAATGTTCCTGACTGCTTAGAAGACATACAGGATGCAGATTGTTCCAGTTCAAAATGTTCATCTTCTGCTTCTAGCAAACAGAACAGCAAAATGATATTTGGGGTAAGAATGTATGAAGACACCGTAGCTAGAAATGGCAGTGAAGCCAATAGGTGGTGTGCAGAGCCAAGTTCAACAGTAAATACACCCCATAATAGAGAGCCTGATGAAGAGTCTTTGCAATTAGGTACTTTTCCTGAACCACTGTTTGATGTATGTAAGAAGAGTTCTGTGTCCAAATTATCTACTCCAAAAGAACGTGTGTCACGACGCTTTGGACGGAGTTTTACCTGTGATAGTTGTGGATTTGGCTTTAGCTGTGAAAAATTATTAGATGAGCATGTGCTAACCTGTACTAACAGACATTCATACCAAAACACAAGATCCTATCACAGAATAGTGGATATTAGAGATGGGAAAGACAGTAATATCAAAGCTGAATTTGGTGAAAAGGATTCTTCTAAAACATTTTCTGCACAGACAGACAAATACAGAGGAGACACAAGCCAGGCTGCTGATGATTCAGCCTCAACTACTGGCAGCAGAAAAAGTAGCACAGTGGAGTCTGAACTAGCCAGCGAAGAAAAAAGCAGAGCTGCTGAGAGGAAAAGAATCATTATCAAGATGGAACCAGAAGATATTCCTACAGATGAACTGAAAGATTTTAACATTATTAAAGTTACCGATAAAGACTGTAACGAGTCCACTGACAATGACGAATTAGAAGACGAACCTGAAGAGCCATTTTATAGATACTACGTGGAAGAAGATGTCAGTGTTAAAAAAAGTGGGAGGAAAAGTCTGAAACCTCGGATGTCAATAAACGCTGATGAAAGAAGTGGTTTGGAAAATCTAAGGCCCCCAAACAACAGCAGTCCAGTACAAGAGGATACTGAAAACGCATCTTGTGAGCTCTGTGGGCTCACGATCACCGAGGAGGACCTGTCGTCTCACTACTTAGCCAAACACATCGAGAATATCTGCGCATGTGGTAAATGCGGACAAATACTTGTGAAGGGTAGACAGCTTCAGGAACATGCCCAGAGGTGTGGAGAACCCCAAGATCTGACGATGAACGGGTTAGGAAACACCGAGGAGAAAATGGACATGGAAGAGAATCCTGATGAGCAGTCTGAAATAAGGGATATGTTTGTTGAAATGTTGGATGATTTTCGGGACAATCATTTCCAGATAAACAGTATCCAAAAAAAGCAGTTATTTAAACATTCTGCCTGTCCTTTTCGATGTCCGAACTGTGGCCAGCgttttgaaactgaaaatctAGTAGTTGAACATATGTCTAGCTGCCTAGACCAAGACATGTTTAAGAGTGCCATCATGGAAGAGAACGAAAGAGATCACAGACGAAAGCATTTTTGTAATCTGTGTGGAAAAGGATTTTATCAGCGCTGTCACTTAAGAGAACACTATACTGTTCATACTAAGGAAAAACAGTTTGTTTGTCAGACATGTGGAAAGCAGTTTTTAAGAGAACGTCAGTTGCGCCTGCACAATGATATGCACAAAGGCATGGCCAGGTATGTCTGTTCCATTTGTGATCAAGGCAACTTCAGAAAACATGACCATGTACGGCATATGATTTCTCACTTATCTGCTGGTGAGACTATATGCCAGGTCTGCTTTCAGATATTCCCAAATAATGAACAGTTGGAACAGCACATGGATGTTCATCTGTATACATGTGGAATATGTGGAGCAAAATTTAATTTGAGGAAAGATATGAGATCACATTATAATGCCAAGCATTTGAAAAGAACATAA